In Chryseobacterium shigense, the following proteins share a genomic window:
- a CDS encoding helix-turn-helix transcriptional regulator has translation MALKKKFFSSKFLQLSGFISSWGINENTNESEKNFTVLINQYLVLLFIIFFFHSISIIVFLGITPDSIFLGCISFFWIGSMLLKEYRKNKKVIICTFIFLCLVITYYSSLCGQESGVFLFYFSLISALPFFFEIKTEKKIIYSIACFVLVLLYITVIYDFQLVDKNSLIVAEKYEKKLMLLNVTFSILVFVVDYYFIERKRLIVSMLRSENEYNINTIKTLQTENERLLKNQFIVNNLTEDNIDEIMKLAQKDDPFFLDKFQFFFPDFFSRLDAETKLILSDQRLCAMMRLNLDTKQIATYTNTTIKSVESKKYRLRKKLNIPSDVEITQWILRI, from the coding sequence ATGGCTTTGAAAAAAAAATTTTTTTCTTCAAAATTTTTACAATTATCAGGATTTATTTCTTCATGGGGGATCAATGAAAATACGAACGAATCTGAAAAGAACTTCACAGTACTGATTAATCAATATTTGGTACTGCTTTTCATTATTTTTTTCTTTCACAGTATTTCTATTATTGTATTTTTAGGAATAACACCGGATAGTATTTTTTTGGGATGCATCTCTTTTTTCTGGATAGGATCAATGCTGTTAAAAGAATATAGAAAAAATAAAAAGGTAATTATCTGTACTTTTATCTTTCTGTGTCTGGTTATTACCTATTATTCTTCGCTCTGCGGACAGGAAAGCGGTGTCTTTTTGTTCTATTTTTCGCTAATATCAGCGCTGCCCTTTTTTTTTGAGATCAAAACAGAAAAAAAAATCATTTATTCTATCGCTTGTTTCGTTCTTGTGCTTCTGTATATCACAGTAATATATGATTTTCAGTTAGTTGATAAGAATTCCTTGATCGTTGCTGAGAAATATGAAAAAAAACTAATGCTCCTGAATGTAACTTTCAGCATATTGGTTTTTGTTGTGGATTATTATTTTATAGAAAGGAAAAGGTTGATTGTTTCCATGCTTCGGTCTGAAAATGAATATAATATTAATACAATTAAAACATTACAGACAGAAAACGAACGGCTGCTGAAGAACCAGTTTATAGTAAACAATCTCACAGAAGACAATATTGATGAGATTATGAAGCTTGCCCAAAAGGATGACCCTTTCTTTTTAGATAAATTTCAGTTCTTCTTTCCTGATTTTTTTTCCAGACTGGATGCCGAGACAAAGCTTATTTTATCTGATCAGCGGTTGTGTGCAATGATGAGGCTGAATTTAGATACCAAGCAGATAGCCACCTATACCAATACCACAATAAAATCCGTAGAAAGCAAAAAATACAGATTAAGAAAAAAACTGAATATTCCTTCTGATGTAGAAATAACTCAGTGGATATTAAGGATTTAA